The uncultured Hyphomonas sp. genome includes a region encoding these proteins:
- a CDS encoding universal stress protein — translation MTEQTKPPFAATHILVPVDMRHREVSRLAVESAVYLAGLSGAKVSILTVTNPLGTHLTEMPEARKPDFEAFVAEQADRLGHAITPLFESHEAVNETIQKVIKQHGVDFVVMATHHPRLSDHLFGSHASQTALHANCSVLIVRGE, via the coding sequence ATGACCGAACAGACAAAGCCGCCATTTGCGGCGACCCATATTCTTGTGCCTGTCGACATGCGCCACCGGGAGGTCTCCCGTCTGGCGGTCGAATCTGCCGTCTATCTGGCCGGGCTTTCCGGGGCGAAGGTGTCGATCCTGACGGTGACCAATCCGCTGGGCACGCATCTCACGGAAATGCCGGAAGCGCGCAAGCCGGACTTCGAAGCCTTCGTCGCGGAACAGGCGGACCGCCTCGGCCATGCGATCACGCCGCTGTTCGAAAGTCATGAGGCCGTGAACGAGACGATCCAGAAAGTGATCAAGCAGCACGGCGTGGATTTCGTCGTCATGGCGACGCATCATCCGCGCCTGAGCGATCACCTGTTCGGCTCCCACGCGTCGCAGACGGCCTTGCATGCCAATTGTTCCGTGCTCATCGTCCGGGGCGAATAA
- a CDS encoding vWA domain-containing protein, whose product MKSFIAKLTLGAAAIALAGTASAKILPEPPEDPGAVHSYILLDRTGSMSDIWEEALGSVNAYAASVGEADEGEIDGEDIETDVTLAIFDYQDGMQFDVLRDNVKAEDWQNVTDDEASPRGMTPLFDAIGRMVNLAEADKPEKAVIVIMTDGLENSSRELTKDGAKAALARAEAKGWEVVFLGAEFASFDDAESIGMDSRKTMAVGQGSMQDSMSALAKKSRAYGKGEEAEIEFNEADRALADEEGVKERQNQ is encoded by the coding sequence ATGAAATCCTTCATCGCAAAACTCACACTCGGGGCCGCCGCCATCGCACTGGCGGGGACGGCCAGCGCCAAGATCCTGCCGGAGCCTCCGGAAGATCCGGGTGCTGTACATTCCTATATCCTGCTCGACCGGACGGGATCCATGTCCGACATCTGGGAAGAGGCGCTCGGTTCCGTCAACGCCTATGCCGCCAGCGTCGGCGAGGCGGACGAAGGCGAGATTGACGGCGAGGACATCGAAACAGATGTCACGCTCGCCATCTTCGACTACCAGGACGGCATGCAGTTCGACGTCCTGCGCGACAATGTGAAGGCGGAAGACTGGCAGAACGTGACTGACGATGAAGCCAGCCCGCGTGGCATGACGCCCCTGTTCGACGCCATCGGTCGCATGGTGAACCTTGCCGAAGCGGACAAGCCGGAAAAGGCCGTCATCGTGATCATGACCGACGGGCTGGAGAATTCCTCCCGTGAGCTGACGAAAGACGGCGCGAAGGCTGCGCTTGCTCGGGCCGAAGCCAAAGGCTGGGAAGTTGTCTTCCTGGGCGCTGAATTCGCGAGCTTCGACGACGCCGAGAGTATCGGCATGGATAGCCGCAAGACCATGGCCGTCGGGCAGGGCAGCATGCAGGACAGCATGTCGGCCCTCGCCAAGAAATCCCGCGCCTACGGCAAGGGCGAAGAGGCCGAGATCGAGTTCAACGAAGCCGACCGCGCTCTCGCCGACGAGGAAGGCGTGAAGGAACGCCAGAACCAGTAG